From a region of the Streptomyces sp. NBC_00102 genome:
- a CDS encoding LamG-like jellyroll fold domain-containing protein has product MSAYDELIEAEDPVLYLRLGGAGSELSPGGPRAVFHGSPSHSHLPNGDSATLFDGTPAQYVEVPDDRSLSVSTTGALTVEAWFRPDTLTFPASEGTGYVHWLGKLTYATVNQAEWTARVYSADNTEGRANRVSGYAFNPAGGLGAGSYFQDTLYPGEWIHYALVITTSPAGSSYPTGYTKIYRDGRLRDQDALADYSIVPGDTPSPLRIGTASLRSFFLGAIGKVAVYPRELGAERLLAHHAVMTST; this is encoded by the coding sequence GTGAGCGCGTACGACGAACTGATCGAAGCCGAAGACCCCGTGCTCTACCTCCGGCTGGGCGGCGCCGGTTCGGAGCTGTCCCCGGGCGGCCCGCGCGCCGTGTTCCACGGCTCGCCGTCCCACAGCCATCTGCCCAACGGCGACAGCGCGACCCTGTTCGACGGAACCCCCGCCCAGTACGTCGAGGTCCCCGACGACCGTTCCCTGTCCGTGTCGACGACCGGGGCGCTGACGGTGGAAGCCTGGTTCCGTCCCGACACCCTCACGTTCCCTGCGAGCGAGGGCACCGGTTACGTGCACTGGTTGGGGAAGCTCACCTATGCCACGGTCAACCAGGCCGAGTGGACGGCGCGCGTCTACAGCGCCGACAACACCGAAGGCCGCGCCAACCGCGTCTCCGGATACGCCTTCAACCCTGCCGGGGGACTGGGCGCCGGTTCCTACTTCCAGGACACCCTGTATCCCGGGGAGTGGATCCACTACGCCCTGGTGATCACCACCAGTCCCGCCGGATCCTCCTACCCGACCGGATACACGAAGATCTACCGCGACGGGAGGCTGCGCGACCAGGACGCGCTCGCCGACTACTCGATCGTCCCGGGCGACACCCCGTCCCCCCTGCGCATCGGCACCGCGAGCCTGCGTTCCTTCTTCCTGGGCGCCATCGGCAAGGTAGCCGTCTACCCGCGCGAACTCGGCGCCGAGCGTCTCCTGGCCCACCACGCCGTCATGACCAGCACCTGA
- a CDS encoding PadR family transcriptional regulator — translation MSLPHAILTALLEKPSSGLELTRRFDRSIGYFWPSTHQQIYRELGRLEQAGRIRALLPGRPARGSKKEYEVLPAGREELAAWVALPEDPRPVRDPLLLRMRAAAVVGAPGLGAELRRHMELHRRQLAEYLEIEKRDFPPERRTAQDDRLRHLVLRGGIDLESFWITWLAGAIEGLDGPDGTP, via the coding sequence ATGTCACTGCCGCACGCGATCCTCACCGCTCTGCTGGAGAAGCCGTCGTCGGGGCTCGAACTGACCCGCCGGTTCGACCGGTCGATCGGCTACTTCTGGCCGTCGACGCACCAGCAGATCTACCGCGAGCTGGGCAGGCTGGAGCAGGCGGGGCGGATCAGGGCCCTGCTGCCCGGCCGGCCCGCGAGGGGCAGCAAGAAGGAGTACGAGGTGCTGCCGGCGGGCCGCGAGGAGCTGGCGGCCTGGGTGGCGCTCCCCGAGGACCCGAGGCCCGTCCGCGATCCGCTGCTGTTGCGGATGCGGGCGGCCGCGGTCGTCGGGGCGCCCGGGCTCGGTGCGGAGCTGCGCCGCCACATGGAGCTGCACCGGCGGCAGTTGGCGGAGTACTTGGAGATCGAGAAGCGGGACTTCCCGCCGGAGCGGCGGACGGCCCAGGACGACCGGCTGCGCCATCTCGTGCTGCGCGGTGGCATCGATCTGGAGAGCTTCTGGATCACCTGGCTGGCGGGGGCGATCGAGGGGCTCGACGGGCCGGACGGGACTCCGTAG
- a CDS encoding NADPH-dependent 2,4-dienoyl-CoA reductase: protein MSPYPTLLSPLDLGFTTLPNRVVMGSMHTGLEEAENGFERMAAFYAERARGGVGLIVTGGIAPSERGCSAPGGAKLTTEAEAEEHTLITSAVHAEGGRIAMQILHFGRYAHHPALVAPSALKAPISGFTPHALTDEEVEETIEEFVRAARLARRAGYDGVEIMGSEGYLINEFIAAQTNHRTDRWGGSYENRVRFPVEIVRRVREAVGDDFILVYRLSMLDLVPDGSTLDEVVHLARAVEAAGATIINTGIGWHEARIPTIATSVPRGAFTWVTEKVRGSVSVPLVTSNRVNTPEVAEEILASGRADMVSMARPFLADPEFVTKAAAGRSDAINTCIGCNQACLDHVFSLKITSCLVNPRACHETELVLSPTRTRKSVAVVGAGPAGLACAVTAAERGHAVTLFDAAGEIGGQLNVARQVPGKEEFDETLRYFRTRLRELDVDVRLSTHAGAGTLDDYDEVVIATGVEPRTPPIEGVDHPSVVGYLDVLRDKVPVGDRVAVIGAGGIGFDVAEFLTDSGEGTHRDPEAFLRGWGVDTAYAHRGGLRLPERPRPPRTVHLVQRKATKVGAGLGKTTGWIHRTELRHRGVTMIAGASYDRIDDAGLHLTVDGEPHLLPVDTIVLCAGQEPRRELYEELRAAGRPVHLIGGADVAAELDAKRAVRQGTELAAAL from the coding sequence ATGAGCCCCTACCCCACGCTGCTGAGCCCGCTGGACCTCGGATTCACCACCCTTCCCAACCGGGTGGTCATGGGGTCGATGCACACGGGTCTCGAAGAGGCCGAGAACGGCTTCGAGCGGATGGCCGCTTTCTACGCCGAGCGCGCCCGCGGCGGTGTCGGCCTCATCGTCACCGGCGGCATCGCCCCCAGCGAGCGAGGCTGCTCCGCGCCCGGCGGCGCGAAGCTGACGACGGAGGCGGAGGCCGAGGAGCACACCCTGATCACCTCGGCGGTGCACGCGGAGGGCGGCCGGATCGCGATGCAGATCCTGCACTTCGGCCGGTACGCGCACCACCCGGCCCTGGTGGCGCCGAGCGCGCTCAAGGCACCCATCAGCGGCTTCACCCCGCACGCGCTCACCGACGAGGAGGTCGAGGAGACGATCGAGGAGTTCGTCCGCGCGGCCCGCCTCGCCCGGCGGGCCGGGTACGACGGGGTCGAGATCATGGGCTCCGAGGGCTATCTCATCAACGAGTTCATCGCGGCGCAGACCAACCACCGCACGGACCGCTGGGGCGGCTCGTACGAGAACCGCGTCCGCTTCCCGGTCGAGATCGTGCGCCGGGTGCGCGAAGCCGTCGGCGACGACTTCATCCTGGTCTACCGGCTCTCCATGCTCGACCTGGTGCCGGACGGTTCGACGCTGGACGAGGTCGTGCACCTCGCCCGGGCGGTCGAGGCGGCCGGGGCGACCATCATCAACACCGGTATCGGCTGGCACGAGGCCCGCATCCCCACCATCGCGACCTCGGTGCCGCGCGGCGCGTTCACCTGGGTGACCGAGAAGGTGCGCGGCTCGGTCTCCGTACCGCTGGTGACGAGCAACCGGGTCAACACTCCCGAGGTCGCCGAGGAGATCCTCGCCTCGGGCCGCGCGGACATGGTGTCCATGGCCCGGCCCTTCCTCGCCGACCCCGAGTTCGTGACGAAGGCCGCCGCCGGGCGGTCCGACGCCATCAACACCTGCATCGGCTGCAACCAGGCGTGCCTGGACCACGTGTTCAGCCTCAAGATCACCTCCTGCCTGGTCAATCCCCGCGCCTGTCACGAGACCGAGCTGGTGCTCTCCCCCACCCGGACCCGCAAGAGCGTCGCCGTCGTCGGCGCCGGCCCGGCCGGACTCGCCTGCGCGGTCACGGCCGCCGAACGCGGTCACGCGGTCACCCTCTTCGACGCGGCGGGCGAGATCGGCGGCCAGCTCAACGTGGCACGCCAGGTCCCCGGCAAGGAGGAGTTCGACGAGACGCTGCGCTACTTCCGTACGCGACTGCGTGAGCTGGACGTCGACGTCCGGCTCTCCACCCACGCCGGGGCCGGGACGCTCGACGACTACGACGAGGTGGTGATCGCCACCGGGGTCGAGCCGCGTACCCCTCCGATCGAGGGGGTCGACCACCCCAGCGTGGTCGGCTACCTGGACGTGCTGCGCGACAAGGTGCCGGTCGGTGACCGGGTCGCGGTCATCGGGGCGGGCGGGATCGGCTTCGACGTCGCGGAGTTCCTCACCGACTCCGGGGAGGGCACGCACCGCGACCCGGAGGCGTTCCTGCGCGGCTGGGGCGTGGACACCGCCTACGCGCACCGGGGCGGACTGCGCCTGCCGGAGCGACCGAGGCCGCCGCGCACGGTCCACCTGGTCCAGCGCAAGGCGACCAAGGTCGGCGCGGGGCTGGGCAAGACCACCGGGTGGATCCACCGCACCGAGCTGCGCCACCGGGGCGTCACCATGATCGCGGGCGCCTCCTACGACCGGATCGACGACGCGGGACTGCACCTGACCGTGGACGGCGAGCCGCATCTGCTGCCGGTCGACACGATCGTGCTCTGCGCGGGCCAGGAACCGCGCCGGGAGCTGTACGAGGAACTGCGCGCGGCGGGCCGGCCGGTACATCTGATCGGCGGCGCCGACGTGGCGGCCGAACTCGACGCCAAGCGGGCCGTCCGCCAGGGCACCGAGCTGGCCGCCGCGCTCTGA
- a CDS encoding DoxX family membrane protein: MACLNRRDLGLLVLRAGTGAVLAAHGSQKLLGWFGGGGVEGTTAAMEAMGFHPPKHSAVAAGLGEAGGGVLLAVGLATPAAGAAAAGAMAGAVAVHAPAGFFAQGGGYEYPAFLGFAAAAIGLAGAGRYSLDHATGHVLDKPWVVALAFLGSAAAAAAVVGKRAKAQGADAPGAEAV; this comes from the coding sequence ATGGCCTGCCTCAATCGGCGTGACCTCGGCCTGCTCGTCCTGCGCGCCGGAACCGGCGCGGTCCTCGCCGCCCACGGCTCCCAGAAGCTCCTGGGCTGGTTCGGCGGTGGCGGGGTCGAGGGCACCACCGCCGCCATGGAAGCCATGGGCTTCCATCCCCCCAAGCACAGTGCGGTCGCTGCCGGGCTCGGCGAGGCGGGCGGCGGCGTGCTGCTCGCGGTCGGCCTCGCCACCCCGGCGGCCGGCGCCGCCGCGGCCGGAGCCATGGCGGGCGCGGTCGCGGTGCACGCGCCCGCCGGATTCTTCGCGCAGGGCGGCGGCTACGAGTACCCGGCGTTCCTCGGATTCGCCGCCGCCGCGATCGGCCTCGCCGGCGCCGGCCGCTACTCCCTCGACCACGCCACCGGCCACGTGCTGGACAAGCCCTGGGTGGTCGCGCTGGCATTCCTCGGCAGCGCCGCGGCGGCAGCCGCCGTCGTCGGCAAGCGCGCGAAGGCGCAGGGTGCCGACGCCCCGGGGGCCGAGGCGGTCTGA
- a CDS encoding exo-alpha-sialidase: MGGEMQISTTGRLPKTGRMQFGSSWAVVGAALALLLAALSLVALPADAARAVDPTSTQQRVFTSGEGGYACFRAPAVVKTRDGTLLAFAEGRLGSCSDSGDIDVVMKSLATAQDADWSSVRPVVTHSGGQFFHNVSPVVDENTGNVFLLYTENYKRLHVTISADGGRNWSSDPLNADAPFSTDISARIWDSASMKAAMGGVALDSAQMSFGPASAIQLTHGSHSGRLVAGITVRKGGGKPADLGGALIYKDTDGDWRAGAVSLGAEPAIGAQELSLFERGDGSIFVEARNEEGTLPKQPVYAISGDDGESFQNHFTRFDQEMDYPSSGIQASTLSIREKDVDGYDQVLLALPTSTSRANLTVRSSLDGGYTWQLPSDGMQVWAGPAGYSAMIDLGNSTYGIIFEAGSQDPHEFIGYDTFTEDDLNTSPEALDITLNQNTGALATTDPDQLHLFAPTPTSALGNWFREPDATIKRGIWGTREVTGRTVAFRYGDQQHVLVRGTDGSLVHEFYAPGATAPVTQTWLGAGIVAGAPTGFVDGHQQHAFVRATDGRLLHVWWDANKPSFQQQTWAQPGEIRGDPVSVLYGNQQHVWAVDTDDRLHHWWWSPKIGVQSEVWTGSVKGTPTAFVYRSQLHVYAGDTQDRLAHWWWSTTDGLKRQVLSTPTALGGSPIAFVHGSQQHVYARTVNNTLAHWWWDPTTGNNYGVRAGSIYTDPVAGVFDNTQEVFGAAADSTLHHWWWNASDGNKDESWAGTIATTSTW, translated from the coding sequence ATGGGGGGCGAAATGCAGATTTCCACAACGGGCAGGTTGCCGAAGACCGGGAGAATGCAGTTCGGAAGTTCGTGGGCAGTGGTGGGTGCGGCACTCGCCCTGCTTCTGGCGGCATTGTCACTGGTCGCCCTTCCCGCCGACGCCGCGCGCGCGGTCGATCCGACCAGCACTCAGCAGAGAGTTTTCACCAGTGGCGAAGGGGGCTACGCCTGCTTCCGTGCCCCCGCGGTGGTCAAGACCCGCGACGGCACGCTGCTGGCCTTTGCCGAGGGGCGATTGGGCAGCTGCAGCGACAGTGGCGACATCGACGTCGTGATGAAGAGCCTCGCCACAGCGCAAGACGCCGACTGGAGTTCGGTGCGCCCGGTGGTCACGCACTCCGGTGGGCAGTTCTTTCACAACGTCTCGCCGGTGGTCGATGAAAATACTGGCAATGTATTTTTGCTGTACACCGAAAACTACAAAAGACTTCACGTGACCATCAGCGCCGATGGCGGCCGGAACTGGAGCTCGGATCCACTGAACGCTGACGCCCCCTTCTCCACCGACATCTCCGCGCGCATATGGGACTCGGCAAGCATGAAAGCCGCGATGGGAGGGGTGGCACTGGACTCGGCGCAGATGTCGTTCGGGCCTGCGAGTGCCATCCAGCTCACCCACGGTTCACATTCCGGACGCCTGGTGGCCGGCATAACGGTCCGCAAGGGGGGAGGGAAACCGGCGGATCTGGGCGGGGCGCTCATCTACAAGGACACGGACGGTGACTGGAGGGCTGGTGCGGTCTCTCTCGGCGCCGAGCCTGCCATTGGCGCACAGGAGCTGAGCCTGTTCGAGCGCGGCGACGGCAGCATATTCGTGGAGGCACGCAACGAAGAAGGCACCCTTCCGAAGCAGCCGGTCTATGCGATCTCAGGTGACGACGGGGAATCCTTCCAGAACCACTTCACGCGGTTCGACCAGGAGATGGACTATCCCTCCAGCGGCATACAGGCCTCGACTCTGTCCATCCGGGAGAAGGATGTGGACGGATACGACCAGGTCCTTCTCGCACTCCCGACCAGCACTTCCCGGGCGAACCTCACGGTCCGCTCGTCCTTGGACGGCGGGTACACCTGGCAGCTCCCCTCGGACGGGATGCAGGTATGGGCCGGTCCTGCCGGTTACAGCGCCATGATCGACCTGGGCAACAGTACGTACGGCATCATTTTCGAGGCCGGCAGCCAGGACCCGCACGAGTTCATCGGGTACGACACGTTCACCGAGGACGATCTGAATACGTCTCCGGAGGCTCTCGACATCACGCTCAACCAGAACACGGGCGCGCTGGCCACCACCGACCCCGACCAACTGCATCTCTTCGCCCCCACTCCGACCAGCGCTCTCGGGAACTGGTTCAGGGAACCCGACGCAACCATCAAGCGGGGCATCTGGGGCACCCGAGAGGTCACCGGCAGGACAGTGGCGTTCAGGTACGGGGATCAGCAGCATGTTCTGGTGCGCGGCACTGACGGAAGCCTTGTCCACGAGTTCTACGCACCGGGAGCGACCGCGCCTGTCACGCAGACCTGGCTCGGGGCGGGCATCGTGGCCGGAGCACCCACGGGCTTCGTCGACGGACATCAGCAGCACGCCTTCGTCCGTGCCACGGACGGCCGGCTGTTGCACGTGTGGTGGGACGCGAACAAGCCGTCGTTCCAGCAGCAGACCTGGGCTCAGCCCGGCGAAATCCGCGGTGACCCCGTGTCCGTCCTGTACGGCAATCAGCAGCACGTCTGGGCCGTTGACACGGACGACCGGCTGCACCACTGGTGGTGGTCCCCGAAGATAGGTGTCCAGAGCGAGGTCTGGACCGGATCGGTCAAGGGCACCCCGACCGCGTTCGTATACAGGAGCCAACTGCACGTCTACGCCGGCGACACGCAGGACCGCCTCGCGCACTGGTGGTGGAGCACCACCGACGGGCTCAAGCGCCAGGTCCTGTCCACCCCGACCGCGCTGGGCGGGTCCCCCATCGCGTTCGTCCACGGGTCGCAGCAGCACGTCTACGCGCGCACCGTGAACAACACCCTCGCCCACTGGTGGTGGGATCCGACCACGGGCAACAACTACGGCGTGCGGGCCGGATCGATCTACACGGACCCGGTGGCCGGTGTGTTCGACAACACACAGGAAGTCTTCGGCGCGGCTGCCGACTCGACGCTGCACCACTGGTGGTGGAACGCGAGTGACGGCAACAAGGACGAGAGCTGGGCCGGAACGATCGCCACGACCAGCACCTGGTGA
- a CDS encoding DUF1206 domain-containing protein, whose translation METSAIAERGRGQARSGATGKAVETAARAGFVARGAIYLLIGVLALRVAFPGDSGSGKQADRGGALKEVAEQPLGGVLLWLLGIGLVGMALWRLSEALFGQAGPDGQKPTKRIIAAGRCVFYAFVAYSVISYAAGDKSSGSGSSDKKTDDVTAKALDWSGGQWLVGIAGAVVVGVGLWLIYRAVTRKFRKHLDMSGTGEKVRRTVDAVGVFGGTARGVVFGTAGGFAIAAAVQHEPGQAKGMDDTLRSFTDTPTGPWLLVLVALGLAAFGVFSWANARWRKV comes from the coding sequence ATGGAGACCAGTGCGATAGCGGAACGCGGACGAGGACAGGCCCGGAGCGGGGCCACCGGAAAAGCGGTCGAGACGGCGGCGCGCGCAGGATTCGTGGCGCGCGGTGCCATCTACCTGCTCATCGGAGTGCTCGCCCTGCGCGTGGCCTTCCCGGGCGACAGTGGCAGCGGGAAGCAGGCCGACCGGGGCGGCGCTCTGAAGGAAGTGGCAGAGCAGCCGCTCGGCGGGGTCCTTCTGTGGCTGCTCGGCATCGGACTCGTGGGCATGGCGCTCTGGCGGCTCTCCGAGGCGCTGTTCGGCCAGGCCGGGCCGGACGGACAGAAGCCCACGAAGCGGATCATCGCCGCCGGACGCTGCGTGTTCTACGCCTTCGTCGCGTACTCCGTGATCTCGTACGCCGCCGGGGACAAGAGCAGTGGCAGCGGGTCGAGCGACAAGAAGACCGACGACGTCACCGCCAAGGCCCTCGACTGGTCCGGCGGCCAGTGGCTCGTAGGGATCGCCGGAGCCGTTGTCGTGGGCGTCGGGCTGTGGCTGATCTACCGCGCCGTGACCCGGAAGTTCCGCAAGCACCTCGACATGTCCGGCACCGGGGAGAAGGTCCGCCGGACCGTCGACGCGGTCGGCGTGTTCGGCGGAACGGCCCGGGGCGTCGTCTTCGGCACGGCCGGCGGCTTCGCCATCGCCGCCGCCGTCCAGCACGAACCGGGACAGGCCAAGGGCATGGACGACACCCTCCGCTCCTTCACCGACACCCCCACCGGCCCTTGGCTGCTCGTGCTGGTCGCCCTCGGACTGGCCGCCTTCGGCGTCTTCTCCTGGGCCAACGCCCGCTGGCGCAAGGTCTGA
- a CDS encoding deoxyribodipyrimidine photo-lyase, with amino-acid sequence MTVSVVLYTSDLRLHDHPPLCAASAASDEVVPLFVLDRRVEEAGFAVPNRRAFLADCLRDLDAGLRERGGRLVIRTGDVAEEVCRVAAGTGAGDVHMSGGVSAYAHAREERLRAELESQGRRLHVHDAVVTAVAPGAVRPTGSGADHFAVFTPYFRRWSQERLRDPLAPPRALRVPDAALSGELPSRKGVSGVSPGLAKGGEKAGRALLTAWRRSGLESYAETHDDLAGDATSRLSPHLHFGTVSPAELVGRARGAGGAGAEAFVRQVCWRDFHHQVLAARPAASHENYRTRQDDWRDEKEAGDEIEAWREGRTGYPVVDAAMRQLRHEGWMHNRGRLLAASFLAKSLYVDWRIGARHFLDLLVDGDIANNQLNWQWVAGTGTDSRPNRVLNPVRQGHRYDPDGAYVRRWVPELAGIGGGAVHEPWQLPEPERAALDYPAPLVGLADALDRFKQARGLL; translated from the coding sequence ATGACCGTCTCGGTCGTCCTGTACACCTCCGACCTGCGGCTGCACGACCACCCGCCGCTGTGTGCCGCCTCGGCCGCGAGCGACGAGGTCGTGCCACTCTTCGTCCTCGACCGGCGCGTGGAGGAGGCCGGTTTCGCGGTGCCCAACCGCCGGGCCTTCCTCGCCGACTGCCTGCGGGACCTGGACGCGGGACTGCGCGAGCGGGGCGGACGCCTCGTGATCCGTACCGGGGACGTGGCCGAGGAGGTCTGCCGGGTCGCCGCCGGGACGGGCGCCGGGGACGTCCACATGTCCGGCGGGGTCAGCGCGTACGCCCATGCCCGCGAGGAGCGGCTGCGCGCGGAACTGGAGTCGCAGGGGCGGAGGTTGCACGTCCATGACGCGGTGGTGACCGCCGTCGCCCCGGGGGCGGTACGGCCCACGGGCTCGGGAGCGGACCACTTCGCCGTGTTCACCCCGTACTTCCGGCGCTGGTCCCAGGAACGGCTGCGGGACCCCCTCGCCCCGCCCCGCGCGCTTCGGGTGCCCGACGCCGCGCTTTCCGGCGAACTGCCTTCCCGGAAAGGGGTGTCCGGGGTGTCGCCCGGTCTGGCGAAGGGCGGAGAGAAGGCGGGCCGGGCCCTGCTCACCGCGTGGCGCAGGTCCGGACTCGAGTCGTACGCGGAGACGCACGACGACCTCGCGGGCGACGCGACCTCACGGCTCTCGCCCCATCTGCACTTCGGCACAGTCTCGCCGGCCGAGCTGGTCGGGCGGGCCCGCGGCGCGGGCGGCGCGGGTGCGGAGGCCTTCGTACGGCAGGTGTGCTGGCGGGACTTCCACCACCAGGTCCTCGCGGCGCGTCCGGCCGCCTCGCACGAGAACTACCGTACGCGGCAGGACGACTGGCGGGACGAGAAGGAGGCGGGGGACGAGATCGAGGCCTGGCGGGAGGGGCGTACCGGCTATCCGGTCGTGGACGCCGCGATGCGTCAATTGCGCCACGAGGGCTGGATGCACAACCGGGGCCGGCTGCTCGCGGCGAGCTTCCTGGCGAAGTCGCTGTACGTGGACTGGCGGATCGGCGCGCGCCATTTCCTGGATCTGCTGGTGGACGGCGACATCGCCAACAACCAGCTCAACTGGCAGTGGGTGGCGGGCACCGGAACCGACAGCCGCCCCAACCGGGTACTCAACCCGGTGCGCCAGGGCCACCGTTACGACCCCGACGGGGCGTACGTACGCCGCTGGGTACCGGAGTTGGCGGGCATCGGGGGCGGCGCGGTGCACGAGCCGTGGCAGCTCCCCGAGCCGGAGCGCGCCGCGCTGGACTACCCCGCTCCGCTGGTCGGTCTGGCGGACGCGCTGGACCGGTTCAAGCAGGCGCGCGGCCTGCTCTGA
- a CDS encoding SDR family oxidoreductase, whose translation METAKGTRDDGKGLRCLVTGATGYIGGRLVPELLLAGHRVRCLARTPQKLRDYPWVAEAEVVRGDVTDPESLASAMRDIDVAYYLVHALGTGTGFEETDRRAARNFGEQARAAGVRRIVYLGGLTPGDVPEDELSPHLRSRAEVGRILLDSGVPTTVLRAAVIIGSGSASFEMLRYLTERLPVMVTPSWVSTRIQPIGVRDVLRYLVGCARMPADVHRSFDIGGPDVLTYRVMMERYAEVGGLPKRLILPVPMLTPRLSSHWIGLVTPVPRALARPLAESLRYEVVCAEHDIARYVPDGPGQPFPFDTALSLALQRVREAKVTTRWSSASLPGAPSDPLPTDPDWAGGSLYEDVREREVDASPAALWRVVEGIGGDNGWYSFPLAWAVRGWLDRAMGGVGLRRGRRDADRLRVGDSLDFWRVEEIEPGRLLRLRAEMRVPGLAWLEMHVENREGGRSHYRQRALFHPRGLLGHAYWWSVSPFHAIVFGGMARNIARAASRTPGSARARAETAAVRPRPREQS comes from the coding sequence ATGGAGACGGCAAAGGGGACCAGGGACGACGGGAAGGGCCTGCGCTGCCTGGTGACGGGGGCCACCGGCTACATCGGGGGCCGCCTGGTGCCGGAGCTGCTCCTCGCCGGCCACCGGGTGCGGTGCCTGGCGAGGACCCCCCAGAAACTGCGCGACTACCCCTGGGTCGCCGAGGCGGAGGTGGTGCGCGGGGACGTCACCGATCCGGAGTCGCTGGCCTCGGCCATGCGGGACATCGACGTCGCCTACTACCTGGTGCACGCGCTGGGCACCGGTACGGGCTTCGAGGAGACCGATCGCAGGGCGGCCCGGAACTTCGGTGAGCAGGCCCGTGCGGCCGGGGTGCGCCGCATCGTCTATCTGGGGGGCCTCACGCCCGGGGACGTACCGGAGGACGAGCTCTCCCCTCATCTGCGCTCCCGGGCGGAGGTCGGCCGCATCCTGCTGGATTCGGGGGTGCCGACGACCGTGCTGCGGGCCGCCGTCATCATCGGTTCGGGTTCGGCGTCCTTCGAGATGCTCCGCTACCTCACCGAGCGGCTGCCGGTCATGGTCACCCCGAGCTGGGTGTCCACCCGGATCCAGCCGATCGGTGTCCGGGACGTGCTGCGCTACCTCGTCGGCTGCGCCCGGATGCCCGCGGACGTGCACCGCTCCTTCGACATCGGCGGGCCGGACGTGCTGACGTACCGGGTGATGATGGAGCGGTACGCCGAGGTCGGGGGCCTGCCGAAACGGCTGATCCTGCCTGTCCCGATGCTCACGCCAAGGCTGTCCAGCCACTGGATCGGGCTGGTGACCCCGGTGCCCAGGGCTCTCGCACGCCCGCTCGCCGAGTCGCTGAGGTACGAGGTGGTCTGCGCCGAGCACGACATCGCGCGGTACGTCCCGGACGGGCCGGGGCAGCCGTTCCCGTTCGACACGGCGCTCTCTCTCGCGCTCCAGCGGGTGCGGGAGGCGAAGGTGACCACCCGGTGGTCCTCGGCCTCGCTGCCGGGCGCGCCCAGCGACCCGCTGCCCACGGACCCGGACTGGGCGGGCGGCAGCCTGTACGAGGACGTCCGGGAGCGGGAGGTGGACGCGTCACCGGCGGCGCTGTGGCGGGTCGTGGAGGGGATCGGGGGCGACAACGGCTGGTACTCGTTCCCGCTGGCCTGGGCGGTGCGGGGGTGGCTGGACCGGGCGATGGGCGGGGTCGGGCTGCGGCGGGGCCGCCGTGACGCGGACCGCCTGCGGGTGGGTGATTCGCTGGACTTCTGGCGGGTGGAGGAGATCGAACCGGGCAGGCTGCTGCGGCTGCGGGCGGAGATGCGGGTGCCGGGTCTGGCCTGGCTGGAGATGCACGTCGAGAACCGGGAGGGCGGGCGCTCCCACTACCGTCAGCGGGCGCTCTTCCACCCGCGCGGGCTGCTGGGCCACGCCTACTGGTGGAGCGTCTCGCCCTTCCACGCGATCGTCTTCGGCGGGATGGCCCGGAACATCGCACGGGCCGCGTCCCGGACCCCCGGCTCGGCCCGTGCTCGGGCGGAGACCGCGGCGGTGCGTCCGCGTCCTCGGGAGCAGTCCTGA